A window of Pararhodobacter sp. genomic DNA:
CTAATCTGGCAGACCTGAGTCGAAAGAACTCGGAGGCCAAACTAGAGCAAAGTGGTGACTGAATTGCGGCGCGAAAACCGAATAATATGTCAAGTTTGAGGCAAATGCCTCAGGAAAGTCGCGGTTTGGTTGTGCCGGCGTCTCTCAGCCAAAGTCCCGTGCCAGGGCGCAAAACTGCTCCAACCCGATCTCCTCGGCGCGCGCCGTCGGGCGAATGCCGAGCCGTTCCAGACGGGATTCCGCATTCGGGTCGAGGCTGCGCAAGCTGGACCGCAACATCTTGCGGCGCTGGTTGAAGGCCGCCGCAACAACCCGTTCGAGGGTTTTGGCATCGGCGGGAAAGCGGGGCTCGGGCAAGGCAGTCAGGTGAACCACCGCCGAGTCGATCTTTGGCGGTGGCGTAAAGGCGCCGGGGGGCAAGGTCAGCACGATCCGCGCGTCGCAGCGCCACTGTGCCAGCAGCGCCAGGCGGCCATAGGCCTTCGAGCCGGGCTTGGCGACGATGCGTTCGGCGACCTCCTTTTGAAACATCAAGGTCAGCGTCGACCAGAAGGGCGGCCATTCTTTGGGCGTCAGCCAGCGCACCAACAACTCGGTGCCCACGTTATATGGAAGATTTGCGACGATTTTGATTGGCGGGGTCAGGTGCGCCAAGGGGTCGATTTCCAGCGCGTCGCCCTCGATCACCTGCAAACGACCGGGATAGGCCTCGGCGATTTCGGCCAGCGCGGGCAAGCATCGTCCGTCTTTTTCGATCGCCAGAACCTTTCGCGCACCCTCGGCCAACAGGCCGCGCGTCAGGCCGCCGGGGCCAGGGCCAACCTCGATGATATCCGAGCCCGCAAGATCGCCCGCCGCCCGGGCAATGCGCGCGGTCAGGTTGAGATCCAGCAGGAAATTCTGACCCAACGCT
This region includes:
- the rsmA gene encoding 16S rRNA (adenine(1518)-N(6)/adenine(1519)-N(6))-dimethyltransferase RsmA; its protein translation is MSQIDHLPPLRDVIERFDLRAKKALGQNFLLDLNLTARIARAAGDLAGSDIIEVGPGPGGLTRGLLAEGARKVLAIEKDGRCLPALAEIAEAYPGRLQVIEGDALEIDPLAHLTPPIKIVANLPYNVGTELLVRWLTPKEWPPFWSTLTLMFQKEVAERIVAKPGSKAYGRLALLAQWRCDARIVLTLPPGAFTPPPKIDSAVVHLTALPEPRFPADAKTLERVVAAAFNQRRKMLRSSLRSLDPNAESRLERLGIRPTARAEEIGLEQFCALARDFG